One stretch of Clavibacter michiganensis DNA includes these proteins:
- the mshD gene encoding mycothiol synthase, with amino-acid sequence MSAFPPPPIPEPDASRVARVEPTPDVVRGILALGDRARDADGVAPFNEQTRLTLGSDGGPALLVVVGTDDRPIGAAVVARGDGGIEAELVVDPTHRRRGVGRALLAAVLAEAAGSSVSVWAHGDHPAARALAVATGLDRARELLQLRAAVTEARTGLGERPMPAGLALSSFAAEDADGWVALNARAFASHPEQGRMTRGDLDDRVAEAWFDPALLLLARDADGRLAGFHWLKVEGGQAEVYVLGVDPDRAARGLGSALLAAGLDLLAERGLEEVDLYVEADNAPALALYRRAAFRDAAVDVQYRLA; translated from the coding sequence GTGAGCGCGTTCCCGCCCCCGCCGATCCCGGAGCCTGACGCCTCGCGCGTCGCCCGCGTCGAGCCCACCCCCGACGTCGTCCGCGGGATCCTCGCGCTCGGGGACCGCGCCCGCGACGCCGACGGCGTCGCCCCGTTCAACGAGCAGACCCGCCTCACGCTCGGCTCCGACGGCGGACCCGCCCTCCTCGTCGTCGTCGGGACGGACGACCGCCCGATCGGCGCGGCCGTCGTCGCGCGCGGCGACGGTGGCATCGAGGCCGAGCTCGTCGTGGATCCGACCCACCGCCGCCGGGGCGTCGGCCGCGCGCTCCTCGCCGCCGTGCTCGCGGAGGCCGCGGGATCCTCCGTCTCCGTCTGGGCGCACGGCGACCACCCCGCGGCCCGCGCCCTCGCCGTCGCGACGGGCCTCGACCGGGCCCGCGAGCTCCTGCAGCTGCGCGCGGCGGTCACCGAGGCGCGCACGGGCCTCGGCGAGCGCCCGATGCCGGCGGGCCTCGCGCTCTCCTCCTTCGCCGCCGAGGACGCCGACGGCTGGGTCGCGCTCAACGCGCGCGCCTTCGCGAGCCACCCCGAGCAGGGCCGCATGACGCGCGGCGACCTCGACGACCGCGTCGCCGAGGCGTGGTTCGACCCGGCGCTGCTGCTCCTGGCCCGCGACGCGGACGGCCGGCTCGCCGGCTTCCACTGGCTCAAGGTGGAGGGCGGTCAGGCGGAGGTGTACGTGCTGGGCGTGGATCCCGACCGCGCGGCCCGCGGACTCGGATCCGCCCTCCTCGCCGCCGGCCTCGACCTGCTCGCCGAGCGCGGGCTCGAGGAGGTCGACCTCTACGTCGAGGCCGACAACGCGCCCGCCCTGGCGCTCTACCGACGGGCCGCCTTCCGCGACGCCGCGGTCGACGTCCAGTACCGCCTGGCCTGA
- a CDS encoding response regulator transcription factor: MAQLLILTSSADTDVLPALGLLSHRTRHIQADAASLVNAPSADLVLVDARRDLASAKSLCKILTTTGGGTPLILVLTEGGLTAVSADWGATDVILDSAGPAEVDARVRLVIGRAALEHTGSKIQASGVVIDEASYSAKVHGKPLDLTFKEFELLRFFASHPSRVFTREQLLSEVWGYDYFGGTRTVDVHVRRLRAKLGDLESLIGTVRNVGYRFNVYEEDSERVPAPADPGA, translated from the coding sequence GTGGCCCAGCTGTTGATCCTGACCTCGTCCGCGGACACCGACGTGCTCCCGGCGCTCGGGCTCCTCAGCCACCGGACGCGGCACATCCAGGCGGATGCGGCGAGCCTCGTGAACGCCCCCTCCGCCGACCTCGTGCTCGTCGACGCGCGCCGCGACCTCGCCAGCGCCAAGTCCCTCTGCAAGATCCTCACCACCACGGGCGGCGGCACGCCCCTCATCCTCGTGCTCACCGAGGGCGGCCTCACCGCGGTCAGCGCCGACTGGGGCGCGACCGACGTGATCCTCGACTCCGCCGGCCCCGCCGAGGTGGACGCGCGCGTGCGCCTCGTCATCGGCCGCGCGGCCCTCGAGCACACGGGCAGCAAGATCCAGGCGTCCGGCGTCGTCATCGACGAGGCCAGCTACTCCGCCAAGGTGCACGGCAAGCCGCTCGACCTCACCTTCAAGGAGTTCGAGCTGCTCCGCTTCTTCGCGAGCCACCCGTCGCGGGTATTCACGCGCGAGCAGCTGCTCAGCGAGGTGTGGGGCTACGACTACTTCGGCGGCACGCGCACGGTCGACGTGCACGTGCGGCGCCTGCGGGCGAAGCTCGGCGACCTCGAGTCGCTCATCGGCACGGTGCGCAACGTCGGCTACCGCTTCAACGTGTACGAGGAGGACAGTGAGCGCGTTCCCGCCCCCGCCGATCCCGGAGCCTGA